Proteins encoded within one genomic window of Variovorax sp. OAS795:
- the metE gene encoding 5-methyltetrahydropteroyltriglutamate--homocysteine S-methyltransferase has product MTTRIHTLGFPRMGANRELKFALEKHWRGEIDRAALEAVGEQLRERHWQAQRDAGLDYVTVGDFAFYDHVANHVQLLGCEPARFGFKGNEPELPRYFRMARGVENEAGHVHDAGCTHGSEGTFALEMTKWFDTNYHYLVPEFTAATQFRLASARLFDEVAQAQQAGHAVKAVLLGPLSFLYLGKEKEAGFDRFSLLDAVLPVYEEVLNRLKQQGVEWVQIDEPILGLDLPDAWRNAFERTYWQLARSAPKLLLATYFSPLAENLRLACQLPVAGLHVDAVRSPQELTGVADWLSAHKVLSVGIVDGRNIWRTDPDAALAALRPVVDKNRGELWLAPSCSLLHVPFSLATESKLDAELKSWLAFAVEKLGELRVLRAVLDGREGSVAEELQAARAAAASRRGSPRVHRADVALRLARSVAGDDQRASGFAQRQAVQRARFALPALPTTTIGSFPQTAEIRAARAAFRRGELDLAGYREKMRAEIALAVRKQEALGIDVLVHGEAERNDMVEYFGEQLDGFAFTANGWVQSYGSRCVKPPVIFGDVARPAPMTVEWTAYAQGLTRLPMKGMLTGPVTILQWSFVRNDQPRSTTCEQIAWAIRDEVADLEAAGIGIVQIDEPAIREGLPLRRAGWPAYLKSATRAFRISASGVRDETQIHTHMCYSEFNDILPEIAAMDADVITIETSRSDMELLRGFGGEQDAGGFRYPNEIGPGVYDIHSPRVPSVDEIVRLMRKAAGVVPHGNLWINPDCGLKTRGWPETEAALANMVAAAKLLRRELAAA; this is encoded by the coding sequence ATGACCACCCGCATCCACACCCTCGGCTTTCCGCGCATGGGCGCCAACCGGGAACTGAAATTCGCACTCGAAAAGCACTGGCGCGGCGAGATCGACCGCGCCGCGCTCGAGGCCGTTGGCGAACAGCTGCGCGAGCGCCACTGGCAGGCCCAGCGCGACGCGGGTCTCGACTACGTGACCGTGGGCGACTTTGCTTTCTATGACCACGTGGCCAACCATGTCCAACTGCTCGGCTGCGAGCCGGCGCGCTTCGGCTTCAAGGGCAACGAGCCCGAGCTGCCCCGCTACTTCAGGATGGCACGCGGCGTGGAAAATGAAGCCGGCCACGTGCACGATGCCGGCTGCACCCACGGCAGCGAAGGCACCTTCGCGCTGGAGATGACCAAGTGGTTCGACACCAACTACCACTACCTCGTGCCGGAGTTCACCGCCGCCACGCAGTTCAGGCTCGCATCGGCGCGGCTGTTCGACGAGGTGGCGCAGGCGCAGCAGGCCGGGCATGCGGTCAAGGCCGTGCTGCTGGGCCCGCTGAGCTTCCTGTACCTCGGCAAGGAAAAAGAAGCCGGCTTCGACCGCTTCTCGCTGCTCGACGCAGTGCTGCCCGTGTATGAAGAGGTGCTGAACCGCCTCAAGCAGCAGGGCGTGGAGTGGGTGCAGATCGACGAACCCATCCTCGGACTGGACCTGCCCGATGCCTGGCGCAACGCCTTCGAGCGCACCTACTGGCAGCTGGCCCGCAGCGCCCCCAAGCTGCTGCTGGCCACGTACTTCTCGCCGCTCGCGGAAAACCTGCGCCTGGCCTGCCAGCTTCCGGTGGCCGGCCTGCACGTGGACGCCGTGCGTTCGCCCCAGGAACTGACCGGCGTGGCCGACTGGCTGTCGGCGCACAAGGTGTTGTCGGTGGGCATTGTCGACGGCCGGAACATCTGGCGTACCGACCCCGATGCGGCCCTGGCCGCGCTGCGCCCGGTGGTGGACAAGAACCGCGGCGAGCTGTGGCTCGCACCTTCGTGCTCGCTGCTGCATGTGCCGTTCAGCCTTGCAACCGAAAGCAAGCTCGATGCGGAACTCAAGTCGTGGCTCGCCTTTGCCGTCGAGAAGCTCGGCGAATTGCGCGTGCTGCGTGCCGTGCTCGACGGCCGCGAAGGCTCGGTGGCCGAAGAGCTCCAGGCCGCGCGCGCCGCGGCGGCCTCGCGGCGCGGCAGCCCGCGCGTGCACCGCGCCGACGTGGCGCTGCGGCTTGCACGCAGCGTGGCCGGCGACGACCAGCGGGCGTCCGGCTTCGCGCAGCGCCAGGCCGTGCAGCGCGCGCGCTTCGCGTTGCCCGCGCTGCCGACCACCACCATCGGTTCGTTCCCGCAGACCGCGGAGATTCGTGCGGCCCGCGCCGCATTCAGGCGCGGCGAGCTCGACCTCGCGGGCTACCGCGAGAAGATGCGCGCCGAGATCGCGCTGGCCGTGCGCAAGCAGGAAGCGCTGGGCATCGACGTGCTGGTGCATGGCGAGGCCGAGCGCAACGACATGGTCGAGTACTTCGGCGAGCAGCTCGACGGCTTTGCCTTCACTGCCAACGGCTGGGTGCAGTCTTACGGCTCGCGCTGCGTCAAGCCGCCGGTCATCTTCGGCGACGTGGCGCGCCCCGCGCCCATGACCGTCGAGTGGACCGCCTACGCGCAGGGCCTCACCAGGCTGCCGATGAAGGGCATGCTGACCGGCCCTGTCACCATCCTGCAATGGTCGTTCGTGCGCAACGACCAGCCGCGCAGCACCACCTGCGAGCAGATTGCCTGGGCGATCCGCGACGAGGTGGCCGACCTCGAGGCGGCCGGCATCGGCATCGTGCAGATCGACGAGCCCGCGATCCGCGAAGGCCTGCCGCTGCGCCGGGCGGGCTGGCCGGCCTACCTGAAATCGGCCACGCGCGCGTTCCGCATCAGCGCCTCGGGCGTGCGCGACGAGACACAGATCCACACCCACATGTGCTATTCGGAGTTCAACGACATCCTGCCGGAGATCGCGGCCATGGATGCCGACGTGATCACCATCGAGACCAGCCGCTCGGACATGGAGCTGCTGCGCGGCTTCGGCGGCGAGCAGGACGCGGGCGGCTTTCGCTACCCGAACGAGATCGGCCCCGGCGTGTACGACATCCATTCGCCACGCGTGCCCTCGGTCGACGAGATCGTGCGCCTGATGCGCAAGGCCGCCGGCGTGGTGCCGCACGGCAACCTCTGGATCAACCCCGACTGCGGCCTCAAGACCCGCGGCTGGCCCGAGACCGAGGCGGCGCTCGCGAACATGGTGGCGGCCGCGAAGCTGCTGCGCAGGGAGCTGGCAGCCGCCTGA